From the genome of Dermacentor andersoni chromosome 3, qqDerAnde1_hic_scaffold, whole genome shotgun sequence:
AGAAAAACCTTACTGCTGAATTCCCGTAGCAGCGGCTTTATTCAAAACTCTCAAAACAATTAATCGCTTCAGCTCGGATGTCCTTCCAAAGGTCCATGAAGGAAGACTTCTTTTCTGTCTCAAAAATTCGCTTCTTCATTTGATGAAGGAGGTCAGGTGTAAAGTGCTCCTTCCAACCTCCTACCTTGGCCGTTCTCACTAACGCGTACCTGTTCTCGTCTCCTTCGTACTGTTCCTTGCAGGTAGCCTTTCTTTGAGTAATGAACTCGTCCCACTGAGGGTTTGCGCTGCCGCTCAGGTTTAAAACCACCACGCTTCGCATATAATCGGGCTGTGACCTCTGCAGGAGCTGCTGAAGCAGCATTTCGTCATTGTGGAGAACACGGCCATACTTCTCTCCCAAAAAGTACGCCAGTTTCAACACGATCTCTCGCGTGTTATTCTTCAAT
Proteins encoded in this window:
- the LOC129382889 gene encoding 3-beta-hydroxysteroid sulfotransferase-like; amino-acid sequence: MTTHDEFSEEWRFVEYMDIKDWTSSLPLRTFATHLAPDKTNMTDEGKYIYVTRNPWDVCVSFYHMTSNLSIFDFQYGTFEEFVSTFLNGNFGYGDYFEHVASGYALREQPNVLFVTYEELKNNTREIVLKLAYFLGEKYGRVLHNDEMLLQQLLQRSQPDYMRSVVVLNLSGSANPQWDEFITQRKATCKEQYEGDENRYALVRTAKVGGWKEHFTPDLLHQMKKRIFETEKKSSFMDLWKDIRAEAINCFESFE